Proteins encoded in a region of the Planococcus citri chromosome 1, ihPlaCitr1.1, whole genome shotgun sequence genome:
- the LOC135832151 gene encoding lathosterol oxidase-like produces the protein MYLAKTLFNMYSRAVHIGYDIYQKINFVNIFTNTVVAIVILIMAVTLNGEWVVISAHIMRQYGIPVREVNHTTLDEAFHGLYLKNFRSVWIRTQLSAFGIYVIAACFLHWYYYVRQKDTPETWKCQPKTWLSREQEIDEIKNGILCLLVLNTWSALVACYIENEGKYSTVYYKWDEYGWIWLLLQLPVVYLYHDFVAYWMHRFLHMPYFFKRFHSLHHRYKQPTAFSTTAVHPVELSSIQILVAVPLFTVPVHWLPFSLAMIILYANGIISHSGIDFKFRYWMPFLAPAIFHDNHHQYYHVNFGINSKLWDKIFGTYRRPDRVYNKDIYYGRGKPIDELTMEEIKTEIEERENEIPRSFEEDNDPAILVYLKSKIK, from the exons atgtacctGGCAAAGACTTTATTCAACATGTATTCGAGAGCCGTACACATCGGGTATGATATTTaccagaaaataaattttgtcaacatttttacgAATACGGTTGTAGCGATTGTGATACTTATAATGGCTGTGACTTTAAACG GAGAATGGGTGGTGATTAGTGCTCATATAATGAGACAATATGGAATCCCAGTCAGAGAAGTTAACCATACAACGCTGGACGAAGCATTTCACGggttatatttgaaaaatttccgttCCGTCTGGATCCGTACTCAATTGAGCGCCTTTGGAATCTACGTGATTGCAGCATGTTTTCTGCAT TGGTACTATTACGTTCGACAAAAGGATACCCCTGAAACGTGGAAGTGTCAACCAAAAACGTGGCTTTCGCGCGAGCAGGAAATCGACGAGATCAAGAATGGTATTTTATGTTTATTGGTGCTGAATACCTGGTCTGCCCTTGTAGCCTGTTACAttgaaaatgaaggaaaatacAGTACGGTTTATTATAAATGGGACGAATATGGATGGATTTGGTTGTTATTACAATTGCCAGTAGTTTACCTATATCAT gacttcgtagcatattggaTGCACAGATTTCTTCACatgccatattttttcaaaaggtttcACAGTCTGCATCACCGATACAAGCAACCGACTGCTTTTTCCACAACCGCAGTACATCCAGTCGAGCTGAGCAGTATACAGATCTTAGTTGCTGTACCACTTTTCACTGTACCAGTACATTGGC TGCCGTTCTCTCTTGCGATGATAATATTGTACGCGAATGGAATCATCTCTCATTCtggaattgatttcaaattccGATACTGGATGCCATTCTTAGCTCCGGCCATCTTTCACGATAATCATCATCAATACTATCACGTTAATTTCGGAATCAATTCTAAACTTTGGGATAAG ATTTTTGGCACATATCGCCGTCCAGACAGGGTCTACAATAAAGATATTTATTACGGAAGAGGCAAACCAATCGACGAATTAACAATGGAAGAAATCAAAACTGAGATCGAAGAACGAGAAAATGAAATTCCCAGATCATTCGAAGAAGACAACGATCCCGCCATACTAGTATATTTAAAATCTAAGATCAAATAA
- the LOC135842562 gene encoding uncharacterized protein LOC135842562, translated as MDMDVDHIEDELENNSAEILDIRDADIDPNEFLMETVDINDNSLNNSAEILDIRDADIDPNEFLMETVNIDDNSLNNSAEILDIRDADIDPNEFSMETVNIDDNSLNNSGRYTRIS; from the exons ATGGACATGGATGTAGACCATATCGAAGATGAGCTGGAGAATAACTCAG ctgaaattttggatatccGAGATGCTGACATAGAcccgaatgaatttttaatggaaactgTGGATATCAATGACAACTCGTTGAATAACTCCG ctgaaattttggatatccGAGATGCTGACATAGAcccgaatgaatttttaatggaaactgTGAATATCGATGACAACTCGTTGAATAACTCCG ctgaaattttggatatccGAGATGCTGACATAGAcccgaatgaattttcaatggaAACTGTGAATATCGATGACAACTCGTTGAATAACTCCGGTAGGTACACACGCATTTCATAA